A DNA window from Bos mutus isolate GX-2022 chromosome 11, NWIPB_WYAK_1.1, whole genome shotgun sequence contains the following coding sequences:
- the POU3F3 gene encoding LOW QUALITY PROTEIN: POU domain, class 3, transcription factor 3 (The sequence of the model RefSeq protein was modified relative to this genomic sequence to represent the inferred CDS: deleted 1 base in 1 codon), translating to MATAASNPYLPGNSLLAAGSIVHSDAAGAGGGGGGGAGGGGGGAGGGGGGMQPGSAAVTSGAYRGDPASVKMVQSDFMQGAMAASNGGHMLSHAHQWVTALPHAAAAAAAAAAAAVEASSPWSGSAVGMAGSPQQPPPPPPQGPDVKGGAGREDLHAGTALHHRGPPHLGPPPPPPPHQGHPGLGAAAAAAAAAAAAAAAAHLPSMAGGQQPPPQSLLYSQPGGFTVNGMLSAPPGPGGGGGAGGAGGGGAQSLVHPGLVRGDTPELAEHHHHHHHHAHPHPPHPHHAQGPPHHGGGGGAGPGLNSHDPHSDEDTPTSDDLEQFAKQFKQRRIKLGFTQADVGLALGTLYGNVFSQTTICRFEALQLSFKNMCKLKPLLNKWLEEADSSTGSPTSIDKIAAQGRKRKKRTSIEVSVKGALESHFLKCPKPSAQEITNLADSLQLEKEVVRVWFCNRRQKEKRMTPPGIQQQTPDDVYSQVGPVSADTPPPHHGLQTSVQ from the exons ATGGCCACGGCGGCTTCTAACCCCTACCTGCCGGGGAACAGCTTGCTAGCGGCCGGCTCCATCGTCCACTCGGACGCGGCGGGGGCCGGCGGGGGCGGTGGcggcggggcagggggcgggggcggcggggctgggggcggcgggggcggcatGCAGCCGGGCAGCGCGGCCGTGACCTCGGGCGCCTACCGAGGGGACCCGGCCTCCGTCAAGATGGTGCAGAGCGACTTCATGCAGGGGGCCATGGCCGCCAGCAACGGTGGCCATATGCTGAGCCACGCGCACCAGTGGGTCACCGCGCTGCCccacgccgccgccgccgccgccgccgcggccgccgccgccgtggAGGCCAGCTCGCCGTGGTCTGGCAGCGCCGTGGGCATGGCCGGCAGCCCccagcagccgccgccgccgccgccgcagggCCCCGACGTGAAGGGCGGCGCGGGGCGCGAGGACCTGCACGCGGGCACCGCCCTGCACCACCGCGGGCCGCCGCACctcgggccgccgccgccgccgccgccgcaccAGGGCCACCCGGGGCtgggggccgccgccgccgccgccgcc gccgccgccgccgccgccgccgccgcgcatCTCCCGTCCATGGCCGGCGGCCAGCAGCCGCCGCCGCAGAGTCTGCTCTACTCGCAGCCCGGGGGCTTCACGGTGAACGGCATGCTGAGCGCGCCCCCGGGCCcagggggcggcggcggcgcgggcggcgCGGGGGGCGGCGGCGCGCAGAGCCTGGTGCACCCGGGGCTGGTGCGCGGGGACACGCCCGAGTTGGCCgagcaccatcaccaccatcaccaccacgcGCACCCGCACCCGCCGCACCCGCACCACGCGCAGGGGCCCCCCCAccacggcggcggcggcggcgcggggccCGGACTCAACAGCCACGATCCGCACTCGGACGAGGACACGCCGACGTCCGACGACCTGGAGCAGTTCGCCAAGCAGTTCAAGCAGCGGCGCATCAAGCTGGGCTTCACGCAGGCCGACGTGGGGCTGGCACTGGGCACCCTGTACGGCAACGTGTTCTCGCAGACTACCATCTGCCGCTTCGAGGCCCTGCAGCTGAGCTTCAAGAACATGTGCAAGCTCAAACCGTTGCTCAACAAGTGGCTGGAGGAGGCGGACTCGAGCACCGGCAGCCCCACGAGCATCGACAAGATCGCGGCGCAGGGCCGCAAGCGCAAGAAGCGGACCTCCATCGAGGTGAGCGTCAAGGGCGCACTGGAGAGCCACTTCCTCAAGTGCCCCAAGCCCTCTGCGCAGGAGATCACAAACCTGGCCGACAGCCTGCAGCTCGAGAAGGAGGTGGTACGGGTGTGGTTCTGCAAccggaggcagaaggagaagcgcATGACGCCGCCCGGGATCCAGCAGCAGACGCCCGACGACGTGTACTCGCAGGTGGGCCCGGTGAGTGCCGACACGCCGCCGCCGCACCACGGGCTGCAGACAAGCGTGCAGTGA